Proteins encoded within one genomic window of Xylophilus sp. GOD-11R:
- a CDS encoding tripartite tricarboxylate transporter substrate binding protein — protein sequence MKNSSRGIRRREVLAACAAAALPAAHAQQPAPALAWDGRPVKLVVGSTPGGTTDTVARTIGQEMGVALGVPVVVDNRPGAGGNIAAEAVTNSPADGHTLLLSYGSFTINTVIFPKLPFDPVRNFTPVSMLATQTAYLVVHPSLPVNNVAELIAYGKANPGKLSFGIGGLGASLHMATIQFKQETGIDLNSVPYKGTTPALNDLLANQVNAMFIGPGNAQPQIKAGKLRMLATTAPKRLPDLPDLPTVAETLPGFESLAWFALFGPAGIAPEVLRTLNAAAAHALEQPAVKTRFANDSLERVGGPPAVLRDFVARDIAKWKQVSVAIGGKFD from the coding sequence ATGAAGAACAGCAGTCGGGGCATACGCAGGCGCGAAGTGCTGGCCGCCTGTGCGGCCGCCGCCCTGCCGGCCGCCCATGCACAGCAACCCGCCCCGGCCCTGGCCTGGGACGGCCGGCCGGTGAAGCTGGTGGTGGGCTCCACGCCCGGCGGCACCACCGACACCGTAGCCCGCACCATCGGTCAGGAGATGGGCGTGGCGCTCGGCGTGCCGGTGGTGGTGGACAACCGGCCCGGCGCCGGCGGCAACATCGCCGCCGAGGCTGTTACCAACAGCCCGGCCGACGGCCACACCCTGCTGCTGAGCTATGGCAGCTTCACCATCAACACCGTCATCTTTCCGAAACTGCCCTTCGACCCGGTGCGCAACTTCACCCCGGTGTCGATGCTGGCCACGCAGACCGCCTACCTGGTGGTGCATCCCTCGCTGCCGGTGAACAACGTGGCCGAGCTGATCGCCTACGGCAAGGCCAACCCGGGCAAGCTGAGCTTCGGCATCGGCGGCCTCGGCGCCTCGCTGCACATGGCCACGATCCAGTTCAAACAGGAGACCGGCATCGACCTCAACAGCGTGCCCTACAAGGGCACGACGCCAGCCTTGAACGACCTGCTGGCCAATCAGGTCAACGCCATGTTCATCGGCCCGGGCAACGCCCAGCCGCAGATCAAGGCCGGCAAGCTGCGCATGCTGGCGACCACCGCGCCCAAGCGTCTGCCGGACCTGCCCGACCTTCCCACCGTCGCCGAAACGCTGCCGGGCTTCGAGTCGCTGGCCTGGTTCGCCCTGTTCGGGCCGGCCGGCATTGCGCCCGAGGTGCTACGCACGCTCAATGCGGCGGCGGCCCACGCGCTGGAGCAGCCGGCCGTCAAGACACGTTTCGCCAACGATTCGCTGGAGCGTGTCGGCGGCCCGCCTGCGGTGCTGCGTGACTTCGTCGCCCGCGACATCGCCAAGTGGAAGCAGGTCAGCGTCGCCATCGGCGGCAAGTTCGACTGA
- a CDS encoding LysR family transcriptional regulator has translation MLDRHHLAVIQEVERRGSLTAAAEVLHLTQSALSHSMKKLEQHLGVAIWLREGRALRLTQAGQYLLSVAGRVLPQFDLAEQRLHQFSQGERGTLRIGMECHPCYQWLLKVVSPYLASWPDVDVDVKQKFQFGGIGALFGFEIDLLVTPDPLFKPGLVFEPVFDYEQVLVVARSHRLACEAFVEPRQLEPEVLVTYPVPADRLDVYTQFLMPAGIAPRRHKTIETTDIMLQMVASGRGVAALPRWLVLEYADAMDIVPVRLGRQGIAKQIHLGARESDLGTDYLRAFIEQARQPVAVAG, from the coding sequence ATGCTGGACCGCCATCACCTCGCCGTCATCCAGGAAGTGGAGAGACGCGGCTCGCTGACCGCCGCCGCCGAGGTGCTGCATCTCACCCAGTCGGCGCTCAGCCACAGCATGAAGAAGCTGGAGCAGCACTTGGGCGTGGCGATCTGGCTGCGCGAGGGCCGTGCCCTGCGGCTGACCCAGGCCGGCCAGTACCTGCTGTCGGTCGCCGGCCGGGTGCTGCCGCAGTTCGACCTGGCCGAGCAGCGGCTGCACCAGTTCTCGCAGGGCGAGCGCGGCACGCTGCGCATCGGCATGGAATGCCATCCCTGCTACCAGTGGCTGCTGAAGGTGGTGTCGCCCTATCTCGCGTCGTGGCCCGACGTGGATGTGGACGTGAAGCAGAAATTCCAGTTCGGCGGCATCGGCGCCCTCTTCGGCTTCGAGATCGACCTGCTGGTCACGCCCGATCCGCTGTTCAAGCCCGGCCTGGTATTCGAGCCGGTGTTCGACTACGAACAGGTGCTGGTCGTGGCGCGCTCCCACCGGCTGGCGTGCGAGGCCTTCGTCGAGCCGCGCCAGCTGGAGCCCGAAGTGCTGGTCACCTACCCGGTGCCGGCCGACCGGCTCGACGTGTACACGCAGTTCCTCATGCCGGCGGGCATCGCGCCGCGGCGGCACAAGACCATCGAGACGACCGACATCATGTTGCAGATGGTCGCCAGCGGCCGGGGCGTGGCCGCGTTGCCGCGCTGGCTGGTACTGGAGTACGCCGACGCCATGGACATCGTGCCGGTGCGGCTGGGCCGCCAGGGCATCGCCAAGCAGATCCATCTCGGCGCCCGCGAGTCCGACCTCGGCACCGACTACCTGCGCGCCTTCATCGAGCAGGCGCGGCAGCCGGTGGCGGTGGCGGGCTGA
- a CDS encoding LysR family transcriptional regulator, whose translation MKLQSFRVLDAVLRNGTLAAAAQECNLTASAVSLQIKGLEQFVGQPLFDRSGLQVKALPLAHQVARIMLRAHAELDAVRRPESIRVAGAVHLGMVESLQPLLLPGILTRLRQDWPAVQLHMRRGKSSELQHAVKAGELDAAVISQPENGGSSRLHWHALMQQSLSLIVPPAETETSMQRLFARYEWIRYDTNTIVGRQAARYVHAHTRARRGNLELDAIRAILALVARGLGVSVVQLAEPTLAHGLPVRVIPLPDAPRIQSAFVSRPVDVDKRVLAAVRECVVATVDSLDLPDGSISPPPPPAAAPAR comes from the coding sequence ATGAAGTTGCAGTCATTCCGGGTGCTCGACGCGGTGCTGCGCAATGGCACGCTCGCTGCCGCCGCGCAGGAGTGCAACCTCACCGCCAGTGCGGTCAGCTTGCAGATCAAGGGGCTGGAGCAGTTCGTGGGGCAACCGCTGTTCGACCGCTCCGGGCTGCAGGTGAAGGCGCTGCCGCTGGCGCACCAGGTCGCGCGCATCATGCTGCGCGCCCATGCCGAGCTCGATGCGGTGAGGCGGCCTGAATCCATACGGGTGGCCGGCGCCGTGCACCTGGGCATGGTGGAGTCGCTGCAGCCGCTGCTGCTGCCCGGCATCCTGACGCGGCTGCGCCAGGACTGGCCGGCAGTGCAGTTGCACATGCGTCGCGGCAAGAGCAGCGAATTGCAGCACGCGGTAAAGGCCGGGGAGCTCGACGCCGCCGTCATCAGCCAGCCCGAGAACGGTGGCAGTTCGCGTTTGCACTGGCATGCGTTGATGCAACAGTCGCTGTCGCTGATCGTGCCGCCGGCCGAGACCGAAACCTCGATGCAGCGCCTCTTCGCGCGCTACGAATGGATCCGCTACGACACCAACACCATCGTCGGCCGGCAAGCCGCCAGATACGTGCATGCCCACACCCGGGCACGGCGCGGCAATCTGGAACTCGACGCGATCCGGGCCATCCTCGCGCTGGTGGCACGCGGGTTGGGCGTATCGGTGGTGCAGCTGGCCGAGCCCACGCTGGCGCACGGTTTGCCGGTCAGGGTGATCCCGCTGCCGGACGCGCCGCGCATCCAGTCGGCCTTCGTCAGCCGACCCGTCGATGTCGACAAGCGGGTGCTGGCGGCGGTCCGCGAGTGCGTCGTCGCGACGGTGGATTCGCTGGACCTGCCGGACGGATCGATCAGCCCGCCACCGCCACCGGCTGCCGCGCCTGCTCGATGA
- a CDS encoding isocitrate lyase/PEP mutase family protein, whose product MTPRQQLRALLARPTLLAVPGGYDAICARTVEQAGFEACYMSGSAVSAARGFPDFGLLTLTEMAQAAGVMSQSVRIPVIADADTGYGNELNMTRTMREYERAGVSGMHIEDQVSPKRCGHLDGKECVSREDFVAKIRAAVAARQDPDFVIIARSDSRASLGLDEAILRVNLALDAGADVAFVEAAQSMEELRQVPRRVHGPCLLNIVRAGKTPDLTLAEGQDMGYRIALLPGLLLNTALSAFDTTLGQLRQTGVPPSSSTTMPIADRFRRFGADEWNALRTRFRPEPEPAGVGETADAA is encoded by the coding sequence ATGACACCCCGTCAGCAACTCCGCGCCCTGCTCGCCCGTCCCACCCTGCTCGCCGTGCCCGGCGGCTACGACGCCATCTGTGCCCGCACTGTCGAGCAGGCGGGCTTCGAGGCCTGCTACATGTCGGGAAGCGCCGTGTCGGCGGCGCGCGGCTTCCCCGACTTCGGCCTGCTGACCCTCACCGAGATGGCGCAGGCCGCGGGCGTGATGTCGCAGTCGGTGCGGATCCCGGTGATCGCCGATGCCGACACCGGTTACGGCAACGAGCTCAACATGACCCGCACCATGCGCGAATACGAGCGCGCCGGCGTCTCCGGCATGCACATCGAGGACCAGGTCAGCCCCAAGCGTTGCGGCCATCTGGACGGCAAGGAATGCGTCTCGCGCGAGGACTTCGTCGCCAAGATCCGCGCGGCCGTGGCGGCGCGCCAGGACCCGGATTTCGTCATCATCGCCCGCTCCGATTCGCGTGCCTCGCTGGGACTCGACGAAGCCATCCTGCGGGTGAACCTGGCGCTCGACGCCGGAGCCGACGTGGCCTTCGTGGAGGCCGCCCAGAGCATGGAAGAACTGCGCCAGGTGCCGCGCCGGGTGCACGGCCCCTGCCTGCTCAACATCGTGCGGGCCGGCAAGACGCCCGACCTCACCCTGGCCGAGGGCCAGGACATGGGCTACCGCATCGCCCTGCTTCCCGGCCTGCTGCTCAACACCGCGCTGAGCGCTTTCGACACCACGCTGGGCCAGCTGCGCCAGACCGGCGTGCCGCCGTCGTCGTCCACCACCATGCCGATCGCCGACCGCTTCCGCCGCTTCGGCGCGGACGAATGGAACGCGCTGCGCACCCGCTTCCGACCCGAGCCCGAACCCGCCGGCGTAGGCGAAACCGCCGATGCGGCCTGA